Proteins encoded together in one Microbacterium sp. zg-Y625 window:
- the rph gene encoding ribonuclease PH, with translation MTDITRADGRTVDQLRPVTIERGWSAHAEGSALVSFGGTKVLCTASFTNGVPRWLTGKGKGWVTAEYAMLPRATNSRNDRESIKGRVGGRTHEISRLIGRALRSVVDTKALGENTIVIDCDVLQADGGTRTAAITGAYVALADAIEWGRAKKFIAQRSQVLIDSVAAVSVGIIDGEPMLDLAYVEDVRAETDMNVVVTGRGLFVEVQGTAEGAPFDKRELDALLDLGVAGCAQLRDIQAAVLAEGAQ, from the coding sequence ATGACCGACATCACCCGTGCCGACGGACGCACCGTCGACCAGCTGCGCCCCGTCACCATCGAACGGGGCTGGAGCGCCCACGCCGAGGGCTCGGCCCTGGTCTCCTTCGGCGGCACCAAGGTGCTGTGCACCGCGTCGTTCACCAACGGCGTGCCGCGCTGGCTGACCGGCAAGGGCAAGGGGTGGGTCACCGCGGAGTACGCGATGCTGCCGCGGGCGACGAACTCCCGCAACGACCGCGAGTCCATCAAGGGGCGCGTCGGCGGCCGCACGCACGAGATCTCGCGGCTCATCGGCCGTGCGCTGCGCTCGGTGGTCGACACGAAGGCCCTCGGTGAGAACACGATCGTCATCGACTGCGACGTGCTTCAGGCCGACGGCGGCACCCGCACGGCGGCGATCACCGGCGCCTACGTCGCGCTGGCGGATGCCATCGAGTGGGGCCGCGCGAAGAAGTTCATCGCGCAGCGTTCGCAGGTGCTGATCGACTCGGTCGCGGCGGTGTCGGTGGGCATCATCGACGGTGAGCCCATGCTCGATCTCGCCTACGTCGAGGACGTGCGCGCCGAGACCGACATGAACGTCGTCGTCACCGGGCGGGGCCTGTTCGTCGAGGTGCAGGGCACCGCCGAGGGCGCGCCGTTCGACAAGCGGGAACTCGACGCGCTGCTGGACCTCGGCGTCGCCGGCTGCGCACAGCTGCGCGACATTCAGGCTGCGGTCCTCGCGGAGGGCGCGCAGTGA